The genomic DNA GCAATAGAGCAGCTCCCGCACGATGACCGCGCGCAGCTCGTCGGGACGCAGCCCGACGAGCAGAGGAAGCCCGAGCATCAACTCTCCGCGGCCCCACCGGCCACGCCAGGCCAGCACCTCCGCCCACGCGCGCACGCGGACCGTGGGGACCTTGTCCCAGCCGGCCAGCTCCACCGCCTCCCGCACCACCGCGCGCAGCCGGGGATGGTCCTCGAGGGACAGGCGGCGGTTGCGCCAGCCGAACCTCGGCCACCAGGCCACCGCACAGGAGAGCAGGCAAACGCCGCAGCTCGCCGCGGTGAGTGCGGCGAGGATCGGGCCGAACGCGGACGCCAGGTGGACCAGCCAGGCGCCGGCGGCTCCCACGACGACCATGCCGCAGGCGAAGGCGAACGTCTCCGGCACGAGGGTGCGCGGGCGGGTGCGCAGCATGAGCCACAGCGTGCGCCACCTGGTCACCTCGGGGGTCTCGGCCACTCGATCACGCTAGGGCCGCAAGATCACACCGGTGTCACGCCTGGAAGTGGTCCTTCGACATGCGGCGTACGCGGTCCTCGTCGATCGTGTGCCCGAGACCCGGCTGGGTCAGGGGCACGGCGATGACGCCCGCGTCGGCGCCGACGACGGCGAGGGTGAGCGCGGGGTACGCCGCTGGTTGCGAGGTTTGCGGCGCCGGCGACACGACGCGATCAGCGCCCGTCAGCAGTGGCCATGACCCTGATGTCGGACACATGCTCAAGGCCCCATTCGGCCAGGGCGTGGACGGTGGCGTTGAGTGAAGCGCCGGCCGGGGTCACGGTGTATTCCACCCTGGACGGCACTTCGTCATAGACATCGCGCCGTATCAGGCCGTCCGCCTCCATCGCCCGGAGTTGTTCGAACAGAACCTTCTCGCTGATGCCGGGGATGCGCCTTCTCAATTCGCCGAAGCGCACCGGCCGGCTGTGCAGCTCCCATAGGATCGTCGCCTTCCATTTACCGGAAATGGCCGCCAAAGCGATACCCAGGCCGCATGCCGCGGGATATTGCCGCACCATCGCCTCCTCCCTGCTAACCATGATGTAGGTGCTTACAATTAAGTCAGTACTTGTCAGTCTCATCCGAACTCTCCTAGTGTTCATCACGAAGGACGAACGACCGGAGAAGGAGAATGAAGATGAACAAGGTTTTCTGGTTCGACGTGCCGGTGCGCGATATCGACCGGGCCTCGGATTGGTATCGTGACGTATTCGGCTGGGACATTCAGCCCAGACATCCGGAGGACGGAGGCGACGCACTCAGTTTCCGTATGGCCTACACCAGCCAGACGGGCGAGAGGCACACGCCGCTGAAGCCCGGCTCGGTGAACGGCGGCGTGGTGACGCGCGACATCGGCATCACGCAGCCAACCATTCTCATCGAGGTGGAAAGCATCGACGAGAAGATCAAGCAGCTGACCGAAGCCGGCGGTGGGATCGTGACCGAGAAGGTTCACCTGCCCCTCGCCGACGGGTATTTCGCCTACGTGACCGACCCTGACGGCAACGTCCTCGGGCTCTACGAGTGGGAGAAGTAGCCGGCCGACCGGCACGAAACCACTTCAGCGGTTGTCCTCGACAGCCCCGCTATTGCCCCTGCAGGCTGCTGGAGTGAATCACCAGCACACGAAGACCCTGTGAAATGCGCCGACCAGAGAAAATGCACTTCCCAGGGCCTTCGTGTGCTGTCCGGCAAGACTTCCCCACCCCGCGGTCGATGACTGCGAGTGCCCCGTCCAGGAATCAGGCCCATGTCCGGCGGTCCCCCGGCCATCGCGCGAGCTTGTCGGACACGCCTCACGTGAGATGGGCCGGGACCCGGCCGGACGACGCCGCCTGAGCCGGTGCGGGCCACTCGCGGACGGCGGCGCGGTCCCGCACGCGGACGATTACCAGCGGGGCGGCGGCGAGAACGGGAGGAGCTTCGCCCGCGCCGGACCTGACCAGCGGCCCCGATCTTCCCCGCATACGGTTCCGGACTGTCGTCGGGTGGCCGGGGTTCACGAACACGGTGGCCGGCGCGTGGTCCGTCGACACCCTTCCCCTGATCGTCATAGGTGTTCCTTGCCACGTCTGTCTCTTCCCTCTCCGTTGCCGGTCACGACGGTCAACCAGCATGGCCTCACGCGTCGTCGTCCGACACTGGCAGGACCGCCGATGTTCACCAAATTCCTGCCATAGGGTGTACTCGTGAGTGCTGGTTCCATTGCGCTGGTCGTGATCGACAACGCCATCCCCATGTGGGACATGTACGAGCTGGGCATCGCCTCAGCGGTCTTCGGCGTG from Nonomuraea muscovyensis includes the following:
- a CDS encoding VOC family protein; protein product: MNKVFWFDVPVRDIDRASDWYRDVFGWDIQPRHPEDGGDALSFRMAYTSQTGERHTPLKPGSVNGGVVTRDIGITQPTILIEVESIDEKIKQLTEAGGGIVTEKVHLPLADGYFAYVTDPDGNVLGLYEWEK
- a CDS encoding winged helix-turn-helix transcriptional regulator, whose translation is MVRQYPAACGLGIALAAISGKWKATILWELHSRPVRFGELRRRIPGISEKVLFEQLRAMEADGLIRRDVYDEVPSRVEYTVTPAGASLNATVHALAEWGLEHVSDIRVMATADGR